In Humulus lupulus chromosome 6, drHumLupu1.1, whole genome shotgun sequence, a single genomic region encodes these proteins:
- the LOC133782526 gene encoding uncharacterized protein LOC133782526 isoform X2 translates to MFFVFFVFFMFFVLGDQLIMSTSRCDSHADSVCRLSCSFSEEDFSSLFQSSAEMVDCNRITVVELGGRPLGDVTGRGIDSNEPIDGGMPGSGSMLSSNPRSSISLGELTYLRRHYEIPDTISLHAPAKAERPDWHLPGWVCLYELPFKEGLRFPIPRLVVELCEYHEISPGQLMPNSWRILMSLEVLCERHKITLGVADLLRAYYLKAHLNDKGRYQLTTRGKDPPLIISLKSGDKRWKDRYFFVPFVSLGLPADSRIPCSWSPACRLRVEYLWDSRESSGRLKSILAIPEAEREWSDLLSESSLRQSSLWRSVEKLPEGIPLLQSPDNPRVVFIKRSLEVLGYTPNFLTELTTSERLFADVAMSRPFTLPLTGSNALERLRQAKKSSVGSSEADREVVVPPADPPVLTRSQTKKKKKAVRDDSSDPFSDTVALSFPSNAAAYSEIGPHLGEIDKLLWPEDDHRMEQVGTDGSIDTTVSHLFQGLQGVIWLKKKIKSLMATLKEVRSQRNDLRGEVSRLKDSKKESDQLIADLKAQLESKEADVEKLRVTLGQVDDLKAEVASLENRMLVIGLEAEIQCRGVMASEFRDGKADSWDVPKYIADLEELEKMRAEEITRAEELATSFGIMTTNDLVVDD, encoded by the exons ATGTTCTTTGTGTTCTTCGTGTTCTTCATGTTCTTCGTGCTAG GTGATCAGCTCATTATGTCTACAAGTAGGTGTGATAGTCACGCTGATTCAGTCTGTCGACTGTCTTGTTCGTTTAGTGAAGAAGATTTTAGTTCTCTCTTTCAAAGTTCTGCTGAGATGGTTGATTGCAACCGAATTACAGTAGTAGAATTGGGGGGTCGTCCTTTAGGTGATGTTACTGGAAGGGGAATAGATTCTAACGAACCTATTGATGGTGGTATGCCGGGTTCTGGTAGTATGCTTAGTTCTAATCCTAGGTCTTCCATAAGTTTAGGTGAGTTGACCTATCTTCGTCGTCATTATGAGATCCCTGATACCATCAGTCTGCATGCTCCTGCTAAGGCGGAGCGGCCTGACTGGCACTTACCTGGTTGGGTGTGTCTGTATGAACTTCCCTTCAAAGAAGGGCTTCGGTTTCCCATCCCCCGATTAGTCGTTGAGTTGTGTGAGTACCACGAGATTTCGCCCGGACAACTAATGCCAAATTCATGGCGGATTTTGATGTCTCTCGAAGTCCTTTGTGAAAGGCACAAGATAACACTTGGGGTGGCTGACTTGTTGAGAGCTTACTACTTGAAGGCACACCTTAATGACAAAGGTAGGTACCAGTTAACAACTAGGGGGAAGGACCCTCCTTTAATTATTAGTTTGAAGAGTGGAGATAAGAGGTGGAAGGACCGTTACTTCTTCGTCCCTTTCGTCTCGTTGGGGTTACCTGCTGATAGTAGGATACCTTGTTCATGGTCTCCTGCAT GTAGGCTTCGAGTTGAGTACCTTTGGGATTCGAGGGAGTCTTCTGGTCGACTTAAGAGTATTCTTGCTATTCCTGAGGCGGAGCGTGAGTGGAGTGATTTGCTGTCTGAATCGAGTCTTCGTCAGAGTTCTTTGTGGCGCTCTGTTGAAAAACTCCCTGAAGGTATTCCTCTTCTACAGAGTCCTGATAATCCTCGTGTTGTGTTTATCAAGAGAAGTTTAGAAGTCTTGGGATATACTCCCAATTTTTTGACTGAATTGACGACAAGTGAGCGGTTGTTTGCAGACGTAGCTATGTCCCGACCCTTTACACTTCCTCTAACCGGTTCCAATGCCTTGGAACGTTTGCGTCAAGCAAAGAAATCGTCCGTTGGGAGCTCAGAAGCTGATAGAGAGGTTGTTGTGCCTCCGGCTGATCCCCCTGTTTTGACGCGGAGTCAgacgaaaaaaaagaagaaggctGTGCGGGATGATTCTTCCGACCCATTTAGCGACACCGTTGCCCTTTCGTTCCCTTCCAATGCTGCGGCCTATAGTGAGATTGGGCCTCACTTAGGAGAGATTGATAAGTTGTTGTGGCCCGAAGATGATCACAGAATGGAGCAGGTTGGTACGGATGGGTCAATTGATACCACTGTTTCTCATTTGTTCCAG GGTTTGCAAGGGGTCATTTGGCTGAAGAAGAAAATCAAGTCCTTAATGGCAACTCTAAAGGAAGTAAGGAGTCAGAGAAATGATCTTCGGGGTGAAGTTAGTCGGCTGAAAGATTCCAAGAAGGAGTCTGATCAACTCATAGCTGATTTGAAGGCTCAACTAGAATCCAAGGAAGCTGATGTCGAGAAGCTGAGAGTGACTCTTGGTCAAGTTGATGATTTGAAAGCCGAGGTTGCTTCGTTGGAGAATCGGATGTTGGTCATTGGGCTGGAGGCTGAGATCCAATGCCGTGGCGTAATGGCTAGTGAGTTTCGGGATGGTAAGGCTGATAGCTGGGATGTTCCCAAATACATTGCTGATCTTGAGGAATTGGAGAAGATGAGGGCTGAAGAGATAACCCGGGCCGAAGAGTTAGCCACTTCTTTTGGCATCATGACTACTAATGATCTGGTTGTGGATGACTGA
- the LOC133782526 gene encoding uncharacterized protein LOC133782526 isoform X3: protein MSTSRCDSHADSVCRLSCSFSEEDFSSLFQSSAEMVDCNRITVVELGGRPLGDVTGRGIDSNEPIDGGMPGSGSMLSSNPRSSISLGELTYLRRHYEIPDTISLHAPAKAERPDWHLPGWVCLYELPFKEGLRFPIPRLVVELCEYHEISPGQLMPNSWRILMSLEVLCERHKITLGVADLLRAYYLKAHLNDKGRYQLTTRGKDPPLIISLKSGDKRWKDRYFFVPFVSLGLPADSRIPCSWSPACRLRVEYLWDSRESSGRLKSILAIPEAEREWSDLLSESSLRQSSLWRSVEKLPEGIPLLQSPDNPRVVFIKRSLEVLGYTPNFLTELTTSERLFADVAMSRPFTLPLTGSNALERLRQAKKSSVGSSEADREVVVPPADPPVLTRSQTKKKKKAVRDDSSDPFSDTVALSFPSNAAAYSEIGPHLGEIDKLLWPEDDHRMEQVGTDGSIDTTVSHLFQGLQGVIWLKKKIKSLMATLKEVRSQRNDLRGEVSRLKDSKKESDQLIADLKAQLESKEADVEKLRVTLGQVDDLKAEVASLENRMLVIGLEAEIQCRGVMASEFRDGKADSWDVPKYIADLEELEKMRAEEITRAEELATSFGIMTTNDLVVDD, encoded by the exons ATGTCTACAAGTAGGTGTGATAGTCACGCTGATTCAGTCTGTCGACTGTCTTGTTCGTTTAGTGAAGAAGATTTTAGTTCTCTCTTTCAAAGTTCTGCTGAGATGGTTGATTGCAACCGAATTACAGTAGTAGAATTGGGGGGTCGTCCTTTAGGTGATGTTACTGGAAGGGGAATAGATTCTAACGAACCTATTGATGGTGGTATGCCGGGTTCTGGTAGTATGCTTAGTTCTAATCCTAGGTCTTCCATAAGTTTAGGTGAGTTGACCTATCTTCGTCGTCATTATGAGATCCCTGATACCATCAGTCTGCATGCTCCTGCTAAGGCGGAGCGGCCTGACTGGCACTTACCTGGTTGGGTGTGTCTGTATGAACTTCCCTTCAAAGAAGGGCTTCGGTTTCCCATCCCCCGATTAGTCGTTGAGTTGTGTGAGTACCACGAGATTTCGCCCGGACAACTAATGCCAAATTCATGGCGGATTTTGATGTCTCTCGAAGTCCTTTGTGAAAGGCACAAGATAACACTTGGGGTGGCTGACTTGTTGAGAGCTTACTACTTGAAGGCACACCTTAATGACAAAGGTAGGTACCAGTTAACAACTAGGGGGAAGGACCCTCCTTTAATTATTAGTTTGAAGAGTGGAGATAAGAGGTGGAAGGACCGTTACTTCTTCGTCCCTTTCGTCTCGTTGGGGTTACCTGCTGATAGTAGGATACCTTGTTCATGGTCTCCTGCAT GTAGGCTTCGAGTTGAGTACCTTTGGGATTCGAGGGAGTCTTCTGGTCGACTTAAGAGTATTCTTGCTATTCCTGAGGCGGAGCGTGAGTGGAGTGATTTGCTGTCTGAATCGAGTCTTCGTCAGAGTTCTTTGTGGCGCTCTGTTGAAAAACTCCCTGAAGGTATTCCTCTTCTACAGAGTCCTGATAATCCTCGTGTTGTGTTTATCAAGAGAAGTTTAGAAGTCTTGGGATATACTCCCAATTTTTTGACTGAATTGACGACAAGTGAGCGGTTGTTTGCAGACGTAGCTATGTCCCGACCCTTTACACTTCCTCTAACCGGTTCCAATGCCTTGGAACGTTTGCGTCAAGCAAAGAAATCGTCCGTTGGGAGCTCAGAAGCTGATAGAGAGGTTGTTGTGCCTCCGGCTGATCCCCCTGTTTTGACGCGGAGTCAgacgaaaaaaaagaagaaggctGTGCGGGATGATTCTTCCGACCCATTTAGCGACACCGTTGCCCTTTCGTTCCCTTCCAATGCTGCGGCCTATAGTGAGATTGGGCCTCACTTAGGAGAGATTGATAAGTTGTTGTGGCCCGAAGATGATCACAGAATGGAGCAGGTTGGTACGGATGGGTCAATTGATACCACTGTTTCTCATTTGTTCCAG GGTTTGCAAGGGGTCATTTGGCTGAAGAAGAAAATCAAGTCCTTAATGGCAACTCTAAAGGAAGTAAGGAGTCAGAGAAATGATCTTCGGGGTGAAGTTAGTCGGCTGAAAGATTCCAAGAAGGAGTCTGATCAACTCATAGCTGATTTGAAGGCTCAACTAGAATCCAAGGAAGCTGATGTCGAGAAGCTGAGAGTGACTCTTGGTCAAGTTGATGATTTGAAAGCCGAGGTTGCTTCGTTGGAGAATCGGATGTTGGTCATTGGGCTGGAGGCTGAGATCCAATGCCGTGGCGTAATGGCTAGTGAGTTTCGGGATGGTAAGGCTGATAGCTGGGATGTTCCCAAATACATTGCTGATCTTGAGGAATTGGAGAAGATGAGGGCTGAAGAGATAACCCGGGCCGAAGAGTTAGCCACTTCTTTTGGCATCATGACTACTAATGATCTGGTTGTGGATGACTGA
- the LOC133782526 gene encoding uncharacterized protein LOC133782526 isoform X1, with protein sequence MSFLCSLRLSCCFALGDQLIMSTSRCDSHADSVCRLSCSFSEEDFSSLFQSSAEMVDCNRITVVELGGRPLGDVTGRGIDSNEPIDGGMPGSGSMLSSNPRSSISLGELTYLRRHYEIPDTISLHAPAKAERPDWHLPGWVCLYELPFKEGLRFPIPRLVVELCEYHEISPGQLMPNSWRILMSLEVLCERHKITLGVADLLRAYYLKAHLNDKGRYQLTTRGKDPPLIISLKSGDKRWKDRYFFVPFVSLGLPADSRIPCSWSPACRLRVEYLWDSRESSGRLKSILAIPEAEREWSDLLSESSLRQSSLWRSVEKLPEGIPLLQSPDNPRVVFIKRSLEVLGYTPNFLTELTTSERLFADVAMSRPFTLPLTGSNALERLRQAKKSSVGSSEADREVVVPPADPPVLTRSQTKKKKKAVRDDSSDPFSDTVALSFPSNAAAYSEIGPHLGEIDKLLWPEDDHRMEQVGTDGSIDTTVSHLFQGLQGVIWLKKKIKSLMATLKEVRSQRNDLRGEVSRLKDSKKESDQLIADLKAQLESKEADVEKLRVTLGQVDDLKAEVASLENRMLVIGLEAEIQCRGVMASEFRDGKADSWDVPKYIADLEELEKMRAEEITRAEELATSFGIMTTNDLVVDD encoded by the exons ATGTCTTTTTTGTGTTCCTTAAGGCTTAGCTGTTGTTTTGCTCTAGGTGATCAGCTCATTATGTCTACAAGTAGGTGTGATAGTCACGCTGATTCAGTCTGTCGACTGTCTTGTTCGTTTAGTGAAGAAGATTTTAGTTCTCTCTTTCAAAGTTCTGCTGAGATGGTTGATTGCAACCGAATTACAGTAGTAGAATTGGGGGGTCGTCCTTTAGGTGATGTTACTGGAAGGGGAATAGATTCTAACGAACCTATTGATGGTGGTATGCCGGGTTCTGGTAGTATGCTTAGTTCTAATCCTAGGTCTTCCATAAGTTTAGGTGAGTTGACCTATCTTCGTCGTCATTATGAGATCCCTGATACCATCAGTCTGCATGCTCCTGCTAAGGCGGAGCGGCCTGACTGGCACTTACCTGGTTGGGTGTGTCTGTATGAACTTCCCTTCAAAGAAGGGCTTCGGTTTCCCATCCCCCGATTAGTCGTTGAGTTGTGTGAGTACCACGAGATTTCGCCCGGACAACTAATGCCAAATTCATGGCGGATTTTGATGTCTCTCGAAGTCCTTTGTGAAAGGCACAAGATAACACTTGGGGTGGCTGACTTGTTGAGAGCTTACTACTTGAAGGCACACCTTAATGACAAAGGTAGGTACCAGTTAACAACTAGGGGGAAGGACCCTCCTTTAATTATTAGTTTGAAGAGTGGAGATAAGAGGTGGAAGGACCGTTACTTCTTCGTCCCTTTCGTCTCGTTGGGGTTACCTGCTGATAGTAGGATACCTTGTTCATGGTCTCCTGCAT GTAGGCTTCGAGTTGAGTACCTTTGGGATTCGAGGGAGTCTTCTGGTCGACTTAAGAGTATTCTTGCTATTCCTGAGGCGGAGCGTGAGTGGAGTGATTTGCTGTCTGAATCGAGTCTTCGTCAGAGTTCTTTGTGGCGCTCTGTTGAAAAACTCCCTGAAGGTATTCCTCTTCTACAGAGTCCTGATAATCCTCGTGTTGTGTTTATCAAGAGAAGTTTAGAAGTCTTGGGATATACTCCCAATTTTTTGACTGAATTGACGACAAGTGAGCGGTTGTTTGCAGACGTAGCTATGTCCCGACCCTTTACACTTCCTCTAACCGGTTCCAATGCCTTGGAACGTTTGCGTCAAGCAAAGAAATCGTCCGTTGGGAGCTCAGAAGCTGATAGAGAGGTTGTTGTGCCTCCGGCTGATCCCCCTGTTTTGACGCGGAGTCAgacgaaaaaaaagaagaaggctGTGCGGGATGATTCTTCCGACCCATTTAGCGACACCGTTGCCCTTTCGTTCCCTTCCAATGCTGCGGCCTATAGTGAGATTGGGCCTCACTTAGGAGAGATTGATAAGTTGTTGTGGCCCGAAGATGATCACAGAATGGAGCAGGTTGGTACGGATGGGTCAATTGATACCACTGTTTCTCATTTGTTCCAG GGTTTGCAAGGGGTCATTTGGCTGAAGAAGAAAATCAAGTCCTTAATGGCAACTCTAAAGGAAGTAAGGAGTCAGAGAAATGATCTTCGGGGTGAAGTTAGTCGGCTGAAAGATTCCAAGAAGGAGTCTGATCAACTCATAGCTGATTTGAAGGCTCAACTAGAATCCAAGGAAGCTGATGTCGAGAAGCTGAGAGTGACTCTTGGTCAAGTTGATGATTTGAAAGCCGAGGTTGCTTCGTTGGAGAATCGGATGTTGGTCATTGGGCTGGAGGCTGAGATCCAATGCCGTGGCGTAATGGCTAGTGAGTTTCGGGATGGTAAGGCTGATAGCTGGGATGTTCCCAAATACATTGCTGATCTTGAGGAATTGGAGAAGATGAGGGCTGAAGAGATAACCCGGGCCGAAGAGTTAGCCACTTCTTTTGGCATCATGACTACTAATGATCTGGTTGTGGATGACTGA
- the LOC133782526 gene encoding uncharacterized protein LOC133782526 isoform X4: MSFLCSLRLSCCFALGDQLIMSTSRCDSHADSVCRLSCSFSEEDFSSLFQSSAEMVDCNRITVVELGGRPLGDVTGRGIDSNEPIDGGMPGSGSMLSSNPRSSISLGELTYLRRHYEIPDTISLHAPAKAERPDWHLPGWVCLYELPFKEGLRFPIPRLVVELCEYHEISPGQLMPNSWRILMSLEVLCERHKITLGVADLLRAYYLKAHLNDKGRYQLTTRGKDPPLIISLKSGDKRWKDRYFFVPFVSLGLPADSRIPCSWSPACRLRVEYLWDSRESSGRLKSILAIPEAEREWSDLLSESSLRQSSLWRSVEKLPEDVAMSRPFTLPLTGSNALERLRQAKKSSVGSSEADREVVVPPADPPVLTRSQTKKKKKAVRDDSSDPFSDTVALSFPSNAAAYSEIGPHLGEIDKLLWPEDDHRMEQVGTDGSIDTTVSHLFQGLQGVIWLKKKIKSLMATLKEVRSQRNDLRGEVSRLKDSKKESDQLIADLKAQLESKEADVEKLRVTLGQVDDLKAEVASLENRMLVIGLEAEIQCRGVMASEFRDGKADSWDVPKYIADLEELEKMRAEEITRAEELATSFGIMTTNDLVVDD, from the exons ATGTCTTTTTTGTGTTCCTTAAGGCTTAGCTGTTGTTTTGCTCTAGGTGATCAGCTCATTATGTCTACAAGTAGGTGTGATAGTCACGCTGATTCAGTCTGTCGACTGTCTTGTTCGTTTAGTGAAGAAGATTTTAGTTCTCTCTTTCAAAGTTCTGCTGAGATGGTTGATTGCAACCGAATTACAGTAGTAGAATTGGGGGGTCGTCCTTTAGGTGATGTTACTGGAAGGGGAATAGATTCTAACGAACCTATTGATGGTGGTATGCCGGGTTCTGGTAGTATGCTTAGTTCTAATCCTAGGTCTTCCATAAGTTTAGGTGAGTTGACCTATCTTCGTCGTCATTATGAGATCCCTGATACCATCAGTCTGCATGCTCCTGCTAAGGCGGAGCGGCCTGACTGGCACTTACCTGGTTGGGTGTGTCTGTATGAACTTCCCTTCAAAGAAGGGCTTCGGTTTCCCATCCCCCGATTAGTCGTTGAGTTGTGTGAGTACCACGAGATTTCGCCCGGACAACTAATGCCAAATTCATGGCGGATTTTGATGTCTCTCGAAGTCCTTTGTGAAAGGCACAAGATAACACTTGGGGTGGCTGACTTGTTGAGAGCTTACTACTTGAAGGCACACCTTAATGACAAAGGTAGGTACCAGTTAACAACTAGGGGGAAGGACCCTCCTTTAATTATTAGTTTGAAGAGTGGAGATAAGAGGTGGAAGGACCGTTACTTCTTCGTCCCTTTCGTCTCGTTGGGGTTACCTGCTGATAGTAGGATACCTTGTTCATGGTCTCCTGCAT GTAGGCTTCGAGTTGAGTACCTTTGGGATTCGAGGGAGTCTTCTGGTCGACTTAAGAGTATTCTTGCTATTCCTGAGGCGGAGCGTGAGTGGAGTGATTTGCTGTCTGAATCGAGTCTTCGTCAGAGTTCTTTGTGGCGCTCTGTTGAAAAACTCCCTGAAG ACGTAGCTATGTCCCGACCCTTTACACTTCCTCTAACCGGTTCCAATGCCTTGGAACGTTTGCGTCAAGCAAAGAAATCGTCCGTTGGGAGCTCAGAAGCTGATAGAGAGGTTGTTGTGCCTCCGGCTGATCCCCCTGTTTTGACGCGGAGTCAgacgaaaaaaaagaagaaggctGTGCGGGATGATTCTTCCGACCCATTTAGCGACACCGTTGCCCTTTCGTTCCCTTCCAATGCTGCGGCCTATAGTGAGATTGGGCCTCACTTAGGAGAGATTGATAAGTTGTTGTGGCCCGAAGATGATCACAGAATGGAGCAGGTTGGTACGGATGGGTCAATTGATACCACTGTTTCTCATTTGTTCCAG GGTTTGCAAGGGGTCATTTGGCTGAAGAAGAAAATCAAGTCCTTAATGGCAACTCTAAAGGAAGTAAGGAGTCAGAGAAATGATCTTCGGGGTGAAGTTAGTCGGCTGAAAGATTCCAAGAAGGAGTCTGATCAACTCATAGCTGATTTGAAGGCTCAACTAGAATCCAAGGAAGCTGATGTCGAGAAGCTGAGAGTGACTCTTGGTCAAGTTGATGATTTGAAAGCCGAGGTTGCTTCGTTGGAGAATCGGATGTTGGTCATTGGGCTGGAGGCTGAGATCCAATGCCGTGGCGTAATGGCTAGTGAGTTTCGGGATGGTAAGGCTGATAGCTGGGATGTTCCCAAATACATTGCTGATCTTGAGGAATTGGAGAAGATGAGGGCTGAAGAGATAACCCGGGCCGAAGAGTTAGCCACTTCTTTTGGCATCATGACTACTAATGATCTGGTTGTGGATGACTGA